A genome region from Columba livia isolate bColLiv1 breed racing homer chromosome 2, bColLiv1.pat.W.v2, whole genome shotgun sequence includes the following:
- the AOC1 gene encoding diamine oxidase [copper-containing] isoform X1 — translation MLRGGGTGPPAAALTRRAGGAVRGGSPPGRRGRAQRGCCCSGRFGARAGPPRMWLLRLTWALATLGMTAGSSPGPSPTAPPPDKASIFADLSPAELRAVRTFLLSRPELGLSPSRGEPLAKNTLFLVELLPPKKRLALRYLDQGGPRPRRQARAVVFFGGQAEPNVTEFIVGPLPQPSSYRPLRFKGGRTIPFASRPITQTEYELLHRMLLVALEPLQPLLRDATGSWYHNGSRGSLTFSDIAPRGLAPGERRSWLVLQRFVEGFFLHPVGLEVLVDHRDPDPRRWAVQQLWYNGQYFSSPRELAEHYERGTLALARLAELPAQQLFSSYEPRGRFATGTPTDVHGAKVCEPQGRRYRLRGNQLEYGGWSLAFRLRSSAGLQLFDLRFNGERLAYEVSVQEAIAFYGGHTPAAMQTKYMDAGWGMGSVTYELARGIDCPEVATYLDAHHLYDADGPVRFSSAICVFELPTGVPLRRHFDSDYQGGFHFYAGLEGQALVLRTTSTVYNYDYIWDFLFYPNGVMEAKVHATGFIHATFYTPQGRRYGSRVHSHVLGNLHTHLVHYKVDLDIAGTGNSFETMDVRFENISNPWSPGARVVQPWLHRQPRRSERQAAFPFGTALPRYLLFYNPHQRNRWGHPRSYRIQHSSHAGRVLPRGWQEEKGVSWSRYQLAVTRHHENERSSSSIYGQNNPWEPLVSFEGFIHDNETIEDQDLVAWVTVGFLHVPHAEDIPNTATPGNAVGFFLRPFNFFDEDPSVASRSPVIVRPLDPPTFSQLQIQRWTPASPGPCVAPGPFTYNGTYWQE, via the exons ATgctgcggggcggggggacgGGCCCGCCCGCGGCGGCCCTGACCCGGAGGGCGGGCGGGGCAGTGCGGGGGGGGTCACCgcccgggcggcggggccgggcacagcgcggctgctgctgctcaggcagGTTCGGAGCGCGGGCAG GTCCCCCAAGGATGTGGCTGCTCCGGCTCACCTGGGCGCTGGCCACGCTGGGCATGACAGCTGGCTCCagccccggccccagccccaccgCACCCCCTCCGGACAAGGCCTCCATCTTTGCCGACCTGTCCCCGGCGGAGCTGCGCGCCGTGCGGACCTTCCTGCTGAGCCGCCCCGAGCTGGGGCTGTCCCCGAGCCGCGGGGAGCCCCTGGCCAAGAACACCCTGTTCCTGGTGGAACTGCTGCCCCCCAAGAAGCGGCTGGCCCTGCGCTACCTGGACCAGGGcggcccccggccccggcgccAGGCTCGGGCCGTCGTCTTCTTCGGGGGGCAGGCGGAGCCCAACGTCACCGAGTTCATCGTGGggcccctgccccagcccagctcctacCGGCCCCTGCGCTTCAAGGGCGGTCGCACCATCCCCTTCGCCTCCCGGCCCATCACCCAGACGGAGTATGAGCTGCTGCACCGCATGCTGCTGGTGGCCCTGGAGCCGCTGCAGCCGCTGCTGCGCGACGCCACTGGCTCCTGGTACCACAACGGCTCCCGGGGCTCCCTGACCTTCTCGGACATCGCGCCGCGGGGGCTGGCGCCCGGCGAGCGCCGCAgctggctggtgctgcagcGCTTTGTGGAGGGCTTCTTCCTGCACCCCGtggggctggaggtgctggtggaccACCGCGACCCCGACCCGCGGCGCTGGGcggtgcagcagctctggtaCAACGGGCAGTACTTCTCCAGCCCGCGGGAGCTGGCCGAGCACTACGAGCGGGGCACGCTGGCGCTGGCCCGCCTGGCCGAGCTGCCCGCCCAGCAGCTCTTCTCCAGCTACGAGCCCCGCGGGCGCTTCGCCACCGGCACCCCCACCGACGTGCACGGGGCCAAGGTGTGCGAGCCGCAGGGCCGGCGGTACCGGCTGCGCGGCAACCAGCTGGAGTACGGGGGCTGGAGCCTGGCCTTCCGCCTGCGCTCCTCCGCCGGGCTGCAGCTCTTCGACCTGCGCTTCAACGGGGAGCGCCTGGCCTACGAGGTGAGCGTGCAGGAGGCCATCGCCTTCTACGGGGGCCACACGCCGGCCGCCATGCAGACCAAGTACATGGACGCCGGCTGGGGCATGGGCTCCGTCACCTACGAGCTGGCCCGCGGCATCGACTGCCCCGAGGTGGCCACCTACCTGGATGCCCACCACCTCTATGACGCCGACGGGCCCGTGCGCTTCTCCAGTGCCATCTGCGTCTTCGAGCTGCCCACGGGCGTCCCGCTGCGCCGCCACTTTGACAGTGACTACCAGGGGGGGTTCCACTTCTACGCGGGGctggaggggcaggcgctggtCCTGCGCACCACCTCCACCGTCTACAACTACGACTACATCTGGGATTTCCTCTTCTACCCCAACGGCGTGATGGAGGCCAAGGTCCATGCCACCGGCTTCATCCACGCCACCTTCTACACACCGCAGGGCCGGCGCTACGGCAGCCGCGTCCACAGCCAcgtcctgggcaacctgcacACCCACCTGGTGCACTACAAGGTGGACCTGGACATTGCAG GCACCGGCAACAGCTTCGAGACGATGGACGTGCGCTTTGAGAACATCTCCAACCCCTGGAGCCCGGGCGCCCGTGTGGtgcagccctggctgcaccGGCAGCCGCGCCGCAGCGAGCGCCAGGCCGCCTTCCCCTTCGGCACAGCGCTGCCGCGCTACCTGCTCTTCTACAACCCGCACCAGCGCAACCGCTGGGGCCACCCGCGCAGCTACCGCATCCAGCACAGCTCGCACGCCGGGCGGGTGCTGCCGCGCGGCTGGCAGGAGGAGAAGGGCGTCTCCTGGAGCAG GTACCAGCTGGCCGTGACGCGGCACCATGAGAACGagcgcagcagcagcagcatctacGGCCAAAACAACCCCTGGGAGCCGCTTGTCAGCTTCGAGGGCTTCATCCACGACAACGAGACCATCGAGGACCAG GACCTGGTGGCCTGGGTGACTGTCGGGTTCCTGCACGTCCCGCACGCCGAGGACATCCCCAACACGGCCACCCCCGGCAACGCCGTCGGCTTCTTCCTGCGCCCCTTCAACTTCTTCGACGAGGACCCCTCGGTGGCCTCGCGCAGCCCCGTCATTGTGCGCCCGCTGGACCCCCCCAccttctcccagctgcagaTCCAGCGCTGgacccccgccagccccggcccCTGCGTTGCGCCGGGGCCCTTCACCTACAATGGCACCTACTGGCAGGAGTGA
- the LOC102084796 gene encoding zinc finger protein 268-like encodes MLPVLPAPGAAAARCSRSPVPPVPVPARPLPSRPRRRLPAPPRSWLRRRHRAAPCRGLRHRRRPRAEMQQDVVTFKDVAIYFSPEEWVRLSAGQRELYQEVMLDNYELVTSLDRESKLLYKMDPEEESCEGVPYSSADSGAPDSSSTSACGGTPGQDPSEFEDQGRCVLPASPAGAAEESGYPLLCSRWCDMGLGAWARDAPRQLPGWEREERPLEVSGGRGLLTCCTSRQSFEDEAKLSAHQHEHARLAPSHQCGACGKAFRHHRNLLTHKKHRGWRRHTCTECARTFCLRGDLLRHRASHGGEGRHTCALCGDSFHHKRDLQAHGKEHAGRAHHQCPECQKRFEDEASLSRHRATHCEERPFLCGRCGRSFSWRESLVIHQRSHAQERAHTCPDCGRSFSRSSNLLVHQRVHTGERPFACAQCDKTFGNKANLITHKKLHRRCRTFTCAQCRLSFGSRSKLRLHLRAHRDGDVGTLGAGDTGGGLPAVAVAALAGVLLEGPPGPPRMESEEKPFGGDPQDIGPGGTPDTGGTGKGCAGVKCEIVVKTEPEDESYIGCPQGLDATIAGVPSSPSTGTKAEVGVKREPEDGACGGASPSAWWGDVPQHPTACDTKPELIVKVEPEEESSMGCPHGPGDPGAPGHHVGTGGDGARCPKEEPEELKAEAAELAPGPGDALGGSRRPRPHLSQWTVRQTQGTVVELRRSPAAPGGPPAVSERQGLCLQTGTAPAVPAGSTGQTPPSAHRADGTVTPGAEPARRPRGHAAERPFTCSECGKSFQHRGNLITHLRVHTGERPFACTVCSKSFSQKGDLMRHQRIHTGEKPFECTVCSKSFCSKQTFILHQRIHTGEKPFTCTECGKSFNRKANFITHQKIHRGERPFICAECGKGFCAKKTFILHQKIHIGDRPFGCSECGKSFSRNGDLTRHQRIHTGERPFACADCGKSFSHNGELIKHQRIHTGEKPFTCTECGKSFNRKGTLITHQRIHTGERPFVCPECGKTFNLKTTLMKHKRIHTGERPFTCLECGKSFKYKGNLRTHHLTHTVERVYPCTECGEVFRHKKELLVHQGAHTEERILSCYREGESFGPFLPVHPLLVSRAQLPLEALSQCK; translated from the exons ATGCTCCCGGTCCTGCCGGCGCCCGGTGCTGCCGCTGCCCGATGCTCCCGCTCCCCGGTGCCGCCCGTTCCCGTTCCCGCCCGCCCGCTGCCGTCCCGCCCCCGCCGGCGCCTTCCGGCCCCGCCCCGGTCGTGGCTCCGCCGGCGCCATCGCGCCGCTCCGTGCCGGGGCCTCCGCCACCGCCGCCGGCCCCGGGCAGAGATGCAGCAG GATGTGGTGACCTTCAAGGATGTGGCCATCTACTTCTCCCCCGAGGAGTGGGTCCGGCTGTcggcggggcagcgggagctCTACCAGGAGGTGATGCTGGACAACTACGAGTTGGTCACCAGCCTGG ATCGCGAGTCCAAGCTCCTCTACAAAATGGATCCCGAGGAGGAGTCGTGCGAGGGCGTCCCCTACAGCAGTGCCGACAGCGGAGCTCCGGACAGCTCCAGCACCT CTGCCTGCGGCGGGACTCCTGGCCAGGACCCATCAGAGTTTGAGGACCAAGGACGCTGCGTCCTGCCTGCGTCACCAGCCGGAGCGGCCGAGGAGTCGGGGTACCCGCTGCTCTGCTCCCGCTGGTGTGACATGGGGCTGGGGGCCTGGGCCAGGGACGCCCCCCGCCAGCTGCCGGGCTGGGAGCGGGAGGAGCGGCCCCTGGAGGTGTcggggggccgggggctgctCACCTGCTGCACCTCCAGGCAGAGCTTCGAGGACGAGGCCAAGCTGAGCGCGCACCAGCACGAACACGCGCGCCTGGCGCCCTCCCACCAGTGCGGCGCCTGCGGGAAGGCGTTCCGGCACCACCGCAACCTCCTGACGCACAAGAAGCACCGGGGCTGGCGCCGGCACACGTGCACGGAGTGCGCCAGGACCTTCTGCCTGCGGGGGGACCTGCTGCGGCACCGGGCCAGCCACGGCGGCGAGGGCCGGCACACCTGCGCGCTCTGCGGCGACAGCTTCCACCACAAGCGTGACCTGCAGGCGCACGGCAAGGAGCACGCCGGCCGCGCGCACCACCAGTGCCCCGAGTGCCAGAAGCGCTTCGAGGACGAGGCCAGCCTGAGCCGGCACCGCGCCACCCACTGCGAGGAGCGGCCCTTCCTCTGCGGGCGCTGCGGGCGCAGCTTCAGCTGGCGGGAGAGCCTGGTCATCCACCAGCGCAGCCACGCGCAGGAGCGCGCCCACACCTGCCCCGACTGCGGCCGCAGCTTCAGCCGCAGCAGCAACCTGCTGGTGCACCAGCGCGTGCACACGGGCGAGAGGCCCTTCGCCTGCGCCCAGTGCGACAAGACCTTCGGCAACAAGGCCAACCTCATCACGCACAAGAAGCTGCACCGGCGCTGCAGGACCTTCACCTGCGCGCAGTGCCGCCTGAGCTTCGGCTCCCGCAGCAAACTGCGGCTGCACCTGCGGGCGCACCGCGACGGGGACGTGGGGACCCTTGGggcaggggacactgggggggggCTGCCAGCAGTAGCTGTGGCTGCTCTGGCCGGG GTTCTTCTGGAGggacccccgggacccccgAGGATGGAGAGCGAGGAGAAGCCGTTTGGGGGGGATCCCCAGGACATTGGGCCTGGGGGGACGCCTGACACCGGTGGCACAG gaAAGGGCTGTGCTGGCGTGAAGTGCGAGATCGTGGTGAAAACAGAGCCGGAGGATGAGTCCTacattgggtgtccccagggcctggATGCCACCATTGccggtgtccccagcagcccGAGCACTG GCACCAAGGCGGAGGTCGGGGTTAAACGCGAGCCTGAGGACGGGGCGTGCGGCGGTGCCAGCCCCAGCGCCTGGTGGGGGGACGTGCCCCAGCACCCCACAGCCT GCGACACCAAACCCGAGCTCATCGTGAAGGTGGAGCCAGAGGAGGAGTCgtccatggggtgtccccacgGTCCGGGTGACCCCGGAGCTCCCGGCCACCACGTTGGCACAG GTGGCGATGGTGCACGGTGTCCCaaggaggagccagaggagcTGAAAGCGGAGGCGGCTGAGCTggcgccggggccgggggaTGCCCTGGGGGGGTCCCGCAGGCCCCGGCCCCACCTCAGCCAGTGGACGGTGCGGCAGACGCAGGGCACCGTGGTTGAGCTCCGGCGCAGCCCGGCAGCGCCCGGGGGTCCGCCGGCCGTCAGTGAACGCcaagggctctgcctgcagacGGGCACAGCTCCGGCGGTGCCGGCGGGCAGCACGGGGCAGACCCCCCCATCTGCACACAGGGCAGACGGCACCGTGACCCCCGGAGCTGAGCCGGCTCGGCGGCCCCGCGGCCACGCGGCCGAGCGTCCATTCACCTGCAGCGAGTGCGGGAAGAGCTTCCAGCACCGGGGGAACCTCATCACCCACCTGCGGGTGCACACGGGCGAGCGGCCCTTCGCCTGCACCGTCTGCAGCAAGAGCTTCAGCCAGAAGGGCGACCTGATGCggcaccagcgcatccacaccggCGAGAAGCCCTTCGAGTGCACCGTCTGCAGCAAGAGCTTCTGCTCCAAGCAGACCTTCATCCtgcaccagcgcatccacaccggtgagaagcccttcacctgcactgagTGCGGCAAGAGCTTCAACCGCAAGGCCAACTTCATCACGCACCAGAAGATCCACCGTGGCGAACGCCCCTTCATCTGCGCTGAGTGCGGCAAGGGCTTCTGTGCCAAGAAAACCTTCATCCTCCACCAGAAGATCCACATCGGCGACCGGCCCTTCGGCTGCTCCGAGtgcggcaagagcttcagcCGCAACGGTGACCTGACGCggcaccagcgcatccacaccgggGAGCGCCCCTTCGCCTGCGCCGActgcggcaagagcttcagcCACAACGGCGAGCTGATCAagcaccagcgcatccacaccggcgagaagcccttcacctgcaccgagtgtggcaagagcttcaaCCGCAAGGGCACCCTCATCacccaccagcgcatccacaccggCGAGCGCCCCTTTGTCTGCCCCGAGTGCGGCAAGACCTTCAACCTGAAGACCACGCTGATGAAGCACAAGCGCATCCACACAGGTGAGCGGCCCTTCACCTGTCTGGAGTGCGGCAAGAGCTTCAAGTACAAGGGCAACCTCCGGACCCACCACCTCACGCACACGGTGGAGCGGGTCTATCCCTGCACCGAGTGCGGCGAGGTCTTCCGGCACAagaaggagctgctggtgcaccAGGGCGCACACACCGAGGAGAGGATCCTCTCCTGCTACCGGGAGGGAGAGTCCTTCGGCCCCTTCCTCCCCGTGCACCCGCTGCTGGTGTCCCGTGCGCAGCTCCCGCTGGAAGCCTTGTCCCAGTGCAAGTAG
- the AOC1 gene encoding diamine oxidase [copper-containing] isoform X2 yields the protein MWLLRLTWALATLGMTAGSSPGPSPTAPPPDKASIFADLSPAELRAVRTFLLSRPELGLSPSRGEPLAKNTLFLVELLPPKKRLALRYLDQGGPRPRRQARAVVFFGGQAEPNVTEFIVGPLPQPSSYRPLRFKGGRTIPFASRPITQTEYELLHRMLLVALEPLQPLLRDATGSWYHNGSRGSLTFSDIAPRGLAPGERRSWLVLQRFVEGFFLHPVGLEVLVDHRDPDPRRWAVQQLWYNGQYFSSPRELAEHYERGTLALARLAELPAQQLFSSYEPRGRFATGTPTDVHGAKVCEPQGRRYRLRGNQLEYGGWSLAFRLRSSAGLQLFDLRFNGERLAYEVSVQEAIAFYGGHTPAAMQTKYMDAGWGMGSVTYELARGIDCPEVATYLDAHHLYDADGPVRFSSAICVFELPTGVPLRRHFDSDYQGGFHFYAGLEGQALVLRTTSTVYNYDYIWDFLFYPNGVMEAKVHATGFIHATFYTPQGRRYGSRVHSHVLGNLHTHLVHYKVDLDIAGTGNSFETMDVRFENISNPWSPGARVVQPWLHRQPRRSERQAAFPFGTALPRYLLFYNPHQRNRWGHPRSYRIQHSSHAGRVLPRGWQEEKGVSWSRYQLAVTRHHENERSSSSIYGQNNPWEPLVSFEGFIHDNETIEDQDLVAWVTVGFLHVPHAEDIPNTATPGNAVGFFLRPFNFFDEDPSVASRSPVIVRPLDPPTFSQLQIQRWTPASPGPCVAPGPFTYNGTYWQE from the exons ATGTGGCTGCTCCGGCTCACCTGGGCGCTGGCCACGCTGGGCATGACAGCTGGCTCCagccccggccccagccccaccgCACCCCCTCCGGACAAGGCCTCCATCTTTGCCGACCTGTCCCCGGCGGAGCTGCGCGCCGTGCGGACCTTCCTGCTGAGCCGCCCCGAGCTGGGGCTGTCCCCGAGCCGCGGGGAGCCCCTGGCCAAGAACACCCTGTTCCTGGTGGAACTGCTGCCCCCCAAGAAGCGGCTGGCCCTGCGCTACCTGGACCAGGGcggcccccggccccggcgccAGGCTCGGGCCGTCGTCTTCTTCGGGGGGCAGGCGGAGCCCAACGTCACCGAGTTCATCGTGGggcccctgccccagcccagctcctacCGGCCCCTGCGCTTCAAGGGCGGTCGCACCATCCCCTTCGCCTCCCGGCCCATCACCCAGACGGAGTATGAGCTGCTGCACCGCATGCTGCTGGTGGCCCTGGAGCCGCTGCAGCCGCTGCTGCGCGACGCCACTGGCTCCTGGTACCACAACGGCTCCCGGGGCTCCCTGACCTTCTCGGACATCGCGCCGCGGGGGCTGGCGCCCGGCGAGCGCCGCAgctggctggtgctgcagcGCTTTGTGGAGGGCTTCTTCCTGCACCCCGtggggctggaggtgctggtggaccACCGCGACCCCGACCCGCGGCGCTGGGcggtgcagcagctctggtaCAACGGGCAGTACTTCTCCAGCCCGCGGGAGCTGGCCGAGCACTACGAGCGGGGCACGCTGGCGCTGGCCCGCCTGGCCGAGCTGCCCGCCCAGCAGCTCTTCTCCAGCTACGAGCCCCGCGGGCGCTTCGCCACCGGCACCCCCACCGACGTGCACGGGGCCAAGGTGTGCGAGCCGCAGGGCCGGCGGTACCGGCTGCGCGGCAACCAGCTGGAGTACGGGGGCTGGAGCCTGGCCTTCCGCCTGCGCTCCTCCGCCGGGCTGCAGCTCTTCGACCTGCGCTTCAACGGGGAGCGCCTGGCCTACGAGGTGAGCGTGCAGGAGGCCATCGCCTTCTACGGGGGCCACACGCCGGCCGCCATGCAGACCAAGTACATGGACGCCGGCTGGGGCATGGGCTCCGTCACCTACGAGCTGGCCCGCGGCATCGACTGCCCCGAGGTGGCCACCTACCTGGATGCCCACCACCTCTATGACGCCGACGGGCCCGTGCGCTTCTCCAGTGCCATCTGCGTCTTCGAGCTGCCCACGGGCGTCCCGCTGCGCCGCCACTTTGACAGTGACTACCAGGGGGGGTTCCACTTCTACGCGGGGctggaggggcaggcgctggtCCTGCGCACCACCTCCACCGTCTACAACTACGACTACATCTGGGATTTCCTCTTCTACCCCAACGGCGTGATGGAGGCCAAGGTCCATGCCACCGGCTTCATCCACGCCACCTTCTACACACCGCAGGGCCGGCGCTACGGCAGCCGCGTCCACAGCCAcgtcctgggcaacctgcacACCCACCTGGTGCACTACAAGGTGGACCTGGACATTGCAG GCACCGGCAACAGCTTCGAGACGATGGACGTGCGCTTTGAGAACATCTCCAACCCCTGGAGCCCGGGCGCCCGTGTGGtgcagccctggctgcaccGGCAGCCGCGCCGCAGCGAGCGCCAGGCCGCCTTCCCCTTCGGCACAGCGCTGCCGCGCTACCTGCTCTTCTACAACCCGCACCAGCGCAACCGCTGGGGCCACCCGCGCAGCTACCGCATCCAGCACAGCTCGCACGCCGGGCGGGTGCTGCCGCGCGGCTGGCAGGAGGAGAAGGGCGTCTCCTGGAGCAG GTACCAGCTGGCCGTGACGCGGCACCATGAGAACGagcgcagcagcagcagcatctacGGCCAAAACAACCCCTGGGAGCCGCTTGTCAGCTTCGAGGGCTTCATCCACGACAACGAGACCATCGAGGACCAG GACCTGGTGGCCTGGGTGACTGTCGGGTTCCTGCACGTCCCGCACGCCGAGGACATCCCCAACACGGCCACCCCCGGCAACGCCGTCGGCTTCTTCCTGCGCCCCTTCAACTTCTTCGACGAGGACCCCTCGGTGGCCTCGCGCAGCCCCGTCATTGTGCGCCCGCTGGACCCCCCCAccttctcccagctgcagaTCCAGCGCTGgacccccgccagccccggcccCTGCGTTGCGCCGGGGCCCTTCACCTACAATGGCACCTACTGGCAGGAGTGA